The Gasterosteus aculeatus chromosome 17, fGasAcu3.hap1.1, whole genome shotgun sequence genome includes a window with the following:
- the LOC120835693 gene encoding T-complex protein 11-like protein 1, whose translation MPNRRDGDADDSPDDLPSLEKLDSPTGSPPTASSSRLMDLENCLSNLNLAHEIMLNRDFCFKPRSPAADSLEGRVTEIVHRAFWDSLQEQLSSDPPNYSHAVTLLREVKTVLESLLLPGHVRLRAQLDEVLDMELIQQQVAHGALDLLRLAAYVINTMASLCAPVRDRAVRALRDLRDPVELLREIFSVLGLMKTDMVNFTIQSLRPHLLQQAVQYERAKFQQILDQQPASLDDTTAWLQEAAAGARAESPGPVGATAVLNRAYVRLLRWDPRDPKYPETVLMDRARLDALGQRLQMLVLEASVLLLTSAQCGDAVFSLQGFVGRLRRSVTALLEGSHAREADLKGALPGVGQAVLQLVTEAVSRQGAAALPEESQDLLRGQISELWRHNDPVRTLVGDRVQAFLLQGGLAETSPEPPAPLGPVSAELGELATAFGRIVRFNRSVFGPFYAPVLRGLLSPAREAESGEDSRQAEGGGPDDLR comes from the exons ATGCCCAATCGAAGAGACGGGGATGCTGATGATTCCCCTGACGATCTTCCCAGTCTGGAAAAGCTGGACTCTCCCACAG GGAGCCCCCCCACCGCCTCGTCGTCCCGCCTGATGGATCTGGAAAACTGTCTCTCCAACCTGAACCTCGCTCACGAGATCATGCTGAACCGAGACTTCTGCTTCAAACCCAGGAGCCCCGCGGCCGACAG CCTGGAGGGCAGAGTCACGGAGATCGTCCACCGGGCGTTTTGGGACAGTCTTCAAGAGCAGCTGAGCAGCGACCCTCCGAACTACAGCCACGCTGTCACCCTGCTCCGGGAGGTCAAGACT GTGCTCGAgtccctgctgctgcccggccaCGTCCGCCTGAGAGCTCAGCtggacgaggtgctggacatggaGCTGATCCAGCAGCAGGTCGCCCACGGGGCCCTGGACCTCCTCAGACTGGCAGCATACGTCATCAACACCATGGCGTCTTTGTGCGCCCCCGTACGGGACCGAGCGGTCAGGGCGCTGAGGGACCTCAGGGACCCCGTGGAGCTCCTTAG GGAGATCTTCAGCGTCTTGGGCCTGATGAAGACCGACATGGTCAACTTCACCATCCAGAGCCTGAGGCCTCACCTTCTGCAGCAGGCCGTGCAGTACGAGAGGGCCAAGTTCCAGCAGATCCTGGACCAGCAGCCGG CCTCTCTGGACGACACCACCGCTTGGCTTCAGGAGGCGGCCGCCGGAGCTCGGGCCGAGTCTCCCGGTCCCGTCGGCGCCACCGCCGTCCTCAACCGGGCCTACGTGCGCCTGCTGCGCTGGGACCCGCGAGACCCGAAATACCCTGAG ACCGTGCTGATGGACCGTGCCCGCCTAGACGCTCTGGGCCAGAGGCTCCAGATGTTGGTGCTGGAGGCGTCGGTGCTGCTCCTGACCAGCGCTCAGTGCGGGGACGCCGTCTTCTCCCTGCAGGGGTTTGTAGGTAGACTCAGGCGGTCCGTCACTGCCCTGCTGGAGGGCAGTCACGCCAG GGAAGCCGACCTGAAGGGGGCGCTGCCGGGGGTCGGGCAGGCGGTGCTGCAGCTGGTGACCGAAGCCGTGAGCCGCCAGGGAGCGGCGGCGCTGCCCGAGGAGAGCCAGGATCTGCTGAGGGGACAAATATCTGAGCTGTGGAGGCACAACGACCCTGTTCGCACACTCGTAG GAGACAGAGTCCAGGCCTTCCTCCTGCAGGGCGGCCTCGCCGAGACGAGTCCGGAGCCGCCCGCTCCCCTCGGGCCCGTGAGCGCCGAGCTCGGCGAGCTGGCGACGGCGTTCGGGCGGATCGTCCGCTTCAACCGAAGCGTCTTCGGCCCCTTCTACGCACCCGTCCTCAGGGGACTGCTGTCCCCGGCGAGGGAGGCCGAGAGCGGGGAGGACTCGCGCCAGGCCGAGGGGGGCGGCCCGGACGACCTCCGGTGA
- the anks1ab gene encoding ankyrin repeat and sterile alpha motif domain containing 1Ab isoform X6 → MGLSQSFTNGACGKALDQPVGEWLEHVGLPQYESKFLLNGFDDLRFMGSNVMEDQDLRDFGITDPGHRKKILHAARSLPKVKALGCDGSTSLVTWLDGLGLHEYLPNFLSSGYRTLECVKNLWELEIVNVIKIGALGHRKRIIASLAERPYEEAPSKSRRMSPIMFHDLLSQTTSPLSQMDPYTSRSMDMLLPSSESDRRRRGVDQDCSVSLRSYSERPRSVDRKSERHKDSRLNLRPPSTSATYATVSAWHHQPEKLILDSCGYEATYLGSMVIRDLRGIESTQEACAKIRKSKDARKGPVVILSITYRGVKFIDAATKAIVAEHEIRNISCAAQDPDDLCAFAYITKDLNSGHHFCHVFSTVEVTQTYEIILTLGQAFEVAYQMAMQARARHYVPPTSLSPEVIETKASRPVSQSWSSMRRSAGAPPLECRCCHCHTCTTHRPSFLPLHSVSPGVQIDPLEMDADMQSLGGSTTWLLDPRDPHRRPVSTNLSCLTRHLPL, encoded by the exons ATGGGACTCAGCCAGAGCTTTACAA ATGGGGCCTGCGGTAAAGCCCTGGACCAGCCGGTCGGAGAGTGGCTGGAGCACGTGGGGCTGCCGCAGTACGAGAGCAAGTTCCTGCTCAACGGCTTCGACGACCTGCGGTTCATG GGAAGTAACGTGATGGAGGACCAGGATCTCAGAGACTTTGGGATCACCGACCCAGGACACAGGAAGAAGATCCTCCACGCGGCACGCAGCTTGCCCAAG GTTAAAGCGCTGGGCTGTGACGGCAGCACATCCCTTGTCACCTGGCTGGACGGCCTTGGCCTGCATGAATATCTACCCAACTTCCTGTCAAGTGGCTACCGCACGCTGGAGTGTGTGAAGAACCTGTGGGAGCTGGAGATCGTCAAC GTCATTAAGATCGGTGCCCTGGGTCACAGGAAGAGGATCATCGCCTCTCTGGCAGAGAGGCCCTACGAAGAGGCTCCGTCAAAGTCCCGCCGTATGTCCCCGATTATG TTCCACGACCTCCTGTCCCAGACCACGTCCCCCCTCAGTCAGATGGACCCGTACACCAGTCGCTCCATGGACATGCTCCTGCCCTCGAGCGAGTCCGACCggaggcggagaggagttgaCCAGGACTGTAGTGTTTCTCTGCGGTCGTATAGCGAGAGGCCGCGCTCCGTA GACAGAAAGAGCGAACGGCACAAAGACTCCCGATTAAACCTCCGGCCGCCGAGCACGTCCGCCACGTACGCCACGGTGTCCGCCTGGCACCACCAGCCCGAGAAGCTCATCCTGGACTCCTGCGGGTACGAGGCAACC TACCTAGGATCAATGGTAATCAGGGATCTACGAGGAATCGAGTCCACACAAGAGGCCTGTGCTAAAATTAGA AAGTCAAAGGATGCAAGAAAGGGTCCAGTTGTCATTCTGTCCATCACCTACAGAGGGGTCAAGTTCATCGATGCAGCCACGAAG GCCATAGTAGCGGAGCATGAGATCAGGAACATCTCCTGCGCCGCCCAGGACCCAGATGACCTCTGCGCTTTTGCTTACATCACCAAGGATCTGAATAGCGGCCACCACTTCTGCCATGTGTTCAGTACTGTGGAAGTG ACGCAGACCTACGAGATCATCCTCACACTGGGACAGGCATTTGAGGTGGCCTATCAGATGGCGATGCAGGCCAGGGCCAGACACTATGTCCCGCCCACATCTCTGAGCCCAGAGGTCATAGAGACCAAAGCCAGCCGCCCGGTATCTCAGTCATGGAGCAGCATGCGAAGATCAGCA GGAGCCCCTCCGCTCGAATGCCGCTGCTGTCACTGTCACACGTGTACTACCCAccgtccctccttcctcccgttGCACTCTGTTAGCCCTGGAGTCCAG ATCGACCCCCTGGAGATGGACGCAGACATGCAGTCCCTGGGCGGCAGCACCACCTGGCTCTTGGACCCGCGGGACCCCCACAGGCGCCCCGTCAGCACCAA CCTGTCCTGTCTTACCAGGCATCTTCCACTGTGA